The DNA window GTTTTCGGGAATGGTTAATACAGCTCGTTCCATAAATCACCTCTTCAGCTCTAAGCATACTTGAGTTGTGCAAGCACCGGCAGTGCGTGGTTTACGGTTTCTACGAAAGCCACGCTCATAATGCCATCAGGCAAAACGGAAACCCCGCTTCGTCATCGGCAGTGCGCGAACAGCCACTTTATTTCAATTTCAGTTGCACTGGATCCCAGTGAATGATTTTTTTCTTGAAATAACTTTCGTTGCAAGCCAAAGCGGGGGCCGCCGCCCTAAATCCAAATTCAGCATCTTCAACCACAGGTTTGCTCGTTCTGATGGCATCAAAGAAATTCGTAAAGTGGTCTAAATGGTCGCTATACCCTTCAGGGGCTCTGAAAATAATATCCGCTTTGGTTTTCTTATTTCGTTGTTCCGCCGTCCACTTTGCGTCGTATTCTTTTTGCAAATCCTCTTGCATCTTTTTCGAGAAGGTGAAAAGCGAGTCGTACCCACCGAATCCTGGCGCCTCTGGCATCAAGCTATGTTTGACGGTGATATTATTTCCTCTGACGACGATAATGCCTTCTGACCCGACCAACTGAATGATCTCTTGTCCGCCCGTACCACTGATGAAATTGACTTGTAAGGTCATTTGGAAAGCTGCGTGTTCTTTGCTGTCGGGATATTGCAAAACTCCTGACATCACATCGGGCATATTGCGCCCGTCTTTCCAGTAGCTGAATTGACCAGTGCTGTAAATGGATTCCGGGCCTTTGGAATTGGTAATCAAGTGCGAGCCGCTCAATAAATGAATGAATAGATCGCCCGCTACCCCGGTTCCGACTTCTTTGAAAGCGCGCCACCAAAAGAATTTCTTGGCATCAAACGCCATTTTCTGAGTTGCTTCAATAAACTTATCCCAGTTGGTGGTCATGGCATCGGCATCTTTGGGAATCGTGTACTCCCATGCCCCGATAGAACTTTGTCTGTCGTAGACGGCATTGACCATATTGAGTTTGCCAATTTCACCCGCCGCCAACAGTTCTTTGGCTTTGAGGTAACCGATGCTACTGACCCGTTGGCTGCCGACTTGGAACACTTTCCCCGATTTTTTCGCGGCTGCCATGACGGGATACCCTTCGGCGATTTTGTAAACCATCGGCTTTTCGCAGTACACATTTTTGCCTTTCGCCAGCGCGTCTAAAGTAATCCGCGAATGCCAAACATCGTGAGTAGCGATGATCACCGCATCAATGTCCTTTTTATCTAAAAGGTCTTTGTAGTTGCGCGTCGTGTAAAGGTCGTTGCCAAATCTTTCTTTGGCATTTTCAAGCCTGCCCGTATACAGATCACAAATCCCTGCCAACTCAACGCCCGGTACCTTCAGTGCGGTATCAAGGTCCATGTGTCCTTGCACGCCATAACCAATCACGCCGAGGCGGATTTTGTCGTTGGCTGAGATTTTCCGTTCATAGCGCAAAATTCGTTCTTCCGCTTTTTTTCGTGCGGCAAGTGAAACCAAAGGCGTTGCGGCAGTCGCCAGACTGGTGGCCGCGATGGTTCGTAAAAATCTTCTTCTTGAGGATGAGTTATCGTTTTGCATGATGTTGTTTCGTTAAGTTATCTGACTGACAGCGAAATCATTGAGTCTTTGAGGGTTTGAAAGCCACCTCAGTGTTTTTGCTTTACCAGAATGCAGATCGTACGACTCTTTTACAAGGAAACTTTGACAGACTCGAAGGTTTCCATAAACCGTCGAGCGAAATCAATGGATGAGGCGCGTGGCTGGCTGGAATGATGCACGCGCGCAACGGACTTCATCTTCGAGCGTCATTGCAGGTGATTCGTCTTCGATTTCTTTCATCACGATTACGCGAAACCGAAGCCTTGCTTCGTCATCGGTATTGCGCGGATGCGTTCGATTAGTGTGACACGCTGAAGCAATACATGCTTTTGCGGGTTCGCACGTAAACGCGGCCATTGGTCAGGGCGGGAGTCGCGCTGATTTCATCGCCGAGGTCGTTGACGGCCAGCACTTCCCATTCGCCGCCGGCTTTGAGAACCGTAAGCTTTCCTTCGGTGTTTGCGAGAAAGACTTTCCCGTCTGCGGCTACGGGTGAGGCATAGTATTCTCCCAATGCGTTGGGGCTGCGGCCCTGTTTCAGCAGGCGGCCTGTTGCAGGATCAACAGAGGTGATGATTCCGCCAGTTTTCACCATGTAATACACGTCTTGATACAGCAACGGTGCGGGAATGTATGGGATGTTCTTCTGAAGGCGCCATCGAATTGCTTTTGCGTCAAGTTGGCCGCGCGCGTTGCCGGGGGAAACAGCGATCGTTCCCCATTCGCCCACATCAAATGACCGCACCTTGTCCCATTCCTCGGCGACGATGAAGTTGTCATCGTTTTCATCAACCCAGCCAAAATGCTCTCCAAAATCCGGGTCTTTCAGAAACTCCGCTTTTGAAATGTGCCCATCTTTGTTCGTGTCGTATTTTTCCAGTGCGGCGGCAAAAGTCGGCAACGACGGTTCATTGCTTCCCAGCGTAGAAATCAACAATATGTCACCGTGTGCCAGCGGTGTGCCCATGGAACCACCCGATGCCACCGGCAACCACCAGCGCTGTGATCCGGACGCAAGGTCGTAAGCATCAAGCCGCGTTGAACCGAGCACAATCAGGTCGGCGCGCCCATT is part of the Acidobacteriota bacterium genome and encodes:
- a CDS encoding Gfo/Idh/MocA family oxidoreductase, translating into MQNDNSSSRRRFLRTIAATSLATAATPLVSLAARKKAEERILRYERKISANDKIRLGVIGYGVQGHMDLDTALKVPGVELAGICDLYTGRLENAKERFGNDLYTTRNYKDLLDKKDIDAVIIATHDVWHSRITLDALAKGKNVYCEKPMVYKIAEGYPVMAAAKKSGKVFQVGSQRVSSIGYLKAKELLAAGEIGKLNMVNAVYDRQSSIGAWEYTIPKDADAMTTNWDKFIEATQKMAFDAKKFFWWRAFKEVGTGVAGDLFIHLLSGSHLITNSKGPESIYSTGQFSYWKDGRNMPDVMSGVLQYPDSKEHAAFQMTLQVNFISGTGGQEIIQLVGSEGIIVVRGNNITVKHSLMPEAPGFGGYDSLFTFSKKMQEDLQKEYDAKWTAEQRNKKTKADIIFRAPEGYSDHLDHFTNFFDAIRTSKPVVEDAEFGFRAAAPALACNESYFKKKIIHWDPVQLKLK
- a CDS encoding PQQ-binding-like beta-propeller repeat protein encodes the protein MVRSFVLFCLLLILTAIRADAQWTQFRGPNGSGVDSSTGYPVEFSPTKNIAWKASIPFGQSSPVVLGTRLYGTASEGERLITFCLDTRTGRELWRREIKRDREQGAYKANDPASPTPAADANGVVAFFPEFGLVAYNNEGQVRWRHPLGPFKNFYGMAGSPIIAGDAVVLVCDQVAKSFVIALDRATGRLRWKTDRPGISIGWATPMVFRPETASNGRADLIVLGSTRLDAYDLASGSQRWWLPVASGGSMGTPLAHGDILLISTLGSNEPSLPTFAAALEKYDTNKDGHISKAEFLKDPDFGEHFGWVDENDDNFIVAEEWDKVRSFDVGEWGTIAVSPGNARGQLDAKAIRWRLQKNIPYIPAPLLYQDVYYMVKTGGIITSVDPATGRLLKQGRSPNALGEYYASPVAADGKVFLANTEGKLTVLKAGGEWEVLAVNDLGDEISATPALTNGRVYVRTRKSMYCFSVSH